Proteins from a single region of Crassaminicella profunda:
- a CDS encoding aspartate kinase has product MDIKVAKFGGSSVADANQFRKVRDIVLADESRRYIVPSAPGKRYGGDYKITDLLYLCHAHVQHSVPFDQMFDMIRDRYLGIVDELNLTIELEPYLEEIKEKIAKGASVDYTASRGEYLNGLILANLLDYTFIDPKDMILFDEFGALDAEKTKELVEKCLMEHKCAVIPGFYGAMANGDIKTFSRGGSDITGSIVAQAVGAKVYENWTDVSGFLMADPRIVENPKQIEKITYQELRELSYMGATVLHEEAVFPVREAGIPINVRNTNEPDNRGTMIIRDKESIHSDTITGIAGRKDFTVIAIQKNRMNADISFVRRILSILEVNSVPVEHLPSGIDNISIVIDDAYLDNKLNKIVKEIREQCKPDSIEVYPNMALIATVGHGMVYTRGVAAKLFASLAEDNINIRMIDQGSSEINIIVGVETNDFEKAVQAIYDGFVE; this is encoded by the coding sequence ATGGATATAAAAGTAGCAAAATTTGGAGGATCTTCGGTAGCAGATGCAAACCAATTCAGAAAGGTGAGAGATATTGTCTTAGCAGATGAGTCTAGGCGCTATATTGTTCCATCAGCTCCTGGAAAGAGATATGGAGGAGATTATAAAATAACAGATTTACTTTATCTATGTCATGCTCATGTTCAGCATTCTGTTCCTTTTGATCAAATGTTTGATATGATTAGAGATCGATATTTGGGAATTGTTGATGAACTTAATTTAACTATTGAATTAGAGCCTTATCTTGAGGAGATAAAGGAAAAAATAGCAAAAGGCGCATCGGTAGATTATACTGCCAGTAGAGGAGAATATTTGAATGGACTGATTTTAGCTAATTTATTGGATTATACTTTTATAGATCCTAAGGATATGATTCTATTCGATGAATTTGGTGCTTTAGATGCAGAGAAGACAAAAGAACTTGTAGAAAAATGTTTAATGGAACATAAGTGTGCAGTGATTCCAGGATTTTATGGAGCTATGGCTAATGGAGATATCAAAACTTTTTCTAGAGGAGGTTCTGATATTACAGGTTCTATTGTGGCACAGGCAGTAGGGGCGAAAGTTTATGAAAATTGGACGGATGTTTCTGGATTTTTGATGGCAGATCCACGTATAGTAGAAAATCCAAAGCAAATTGAAAAAATCACCTATCAAGAGTTGAGAGAACTTTCTTACATGGGTGCAACTGTTTTACATGAAGAAGCTGTTTTTCCTGTTAGAGAAGCAGGAATTCCAATTAATGTTAGAAATACCAATGAACCTGATAATAGAGGAACCATGATTATAAGAGATAAAGAAAGTATTCATTCTGATACCATAACAGGGATAGCAGGAAGAAAGGATTTTACCGTTATTGCTATTCAAAAAAATAGAATGAATGCAGATATTAGTTTCGTTAGAAGGATTCTTTCTATTTTAGAAGTCAATAGTGTACCTGTTGAGCATCTTCCATCAGGTATTGATAATATATCCATCGTGATAGATGATGCCTATTTAGATAATAAGTTAAACAAAATTGTAAAAGAAATACGAGAACAATGTAAGCCTGATTCCATAGAGGTGTATCCAAATATGGCACTTATTGCTACTGTTGGACATGGAATGGTATATACAAGAGGGGTTGCAGCTAAGTTATTTGCTTCTTTAGCTGAAGATAATATTAATATCCGAATGATTGATCAAGGCTCTAGTGAGATTAATATAATCGTGGGTGTTGAAACGAATGATTTTGAAAAAGCTGTACAAGCTATTTACGATGGATTTGTGGAATAA
- the iadA gene encoding beta-aspartyl-peptidase — protein sequence MLLIKNVEIYDPKYLGKKDVFIGGGKILLIEDEIILNNEKVKIIDGTGKKMVPGFIDQHVHITGGGGEGSFKTRVPEITLSKLTKAGITTVVGLLGTDATTRCVENVLAKAKALKEEGITAFIHTGSYEYPTKTITGSIKKDIVFIDEVIGVKIALSDHRSSNINEHELTKVASDVRVSGMMSGKCGILVVHMGDGHKGLEPIMNVVENTEVPIKIIRPTHVNRNEKLLMEGFEFAKKGGIIDLTCGIYEHLAPGNVILKAKEENVPIENITMSSDGYGSWSNYDEFGNLTQIGASEVNSIFHEFKKMVNTLNFSIEEALTYLTSNVAKALSIYPKKGVLQENSDADLLLLDENLDIHTVIANGKIMIDEKKVIVKGTYE from the coding sequence ATGTTATTAATAAAAAATGTTGAGATTTACGACCCAAAATACTTAGGGAAAAAAGATGTATTCATCGGTGGAGGAAAAATTTTATTAATAGAAGATGAAATTATTCTAAACAATGAAAAAGTAAAAATCATTGATGGTACAGGTAAAAAAATGGTACCAGGTTTTATCGATCAACATGTGCATATTACAGGTGGAGGTGGAGAAGGCAGCTTTAAAACAAGAGTTCCTGAAATCACTCTATCTAAACTTACAAAGGCAGGTATTACTACAGTAGTAGGTCTTTTAGGTACAGATGCTACTACAAGATGTGTTGAAAATGTTTTGGCAAAAGCTAAAGCTTTAAAAGAAGAAGGGATCACTGCCTTTATTCATACAGGTTCTTATGAGTATCCTACTAAAACTATTACTGGCTCTATTAAGAAGGATATTGTATTTATTGATGAAGTCATTGGCGTAAAGATCGCCCTTTCAGATCATCGGTCATCCAATATTAATGAACATGAACTTACTAAAGTAGCCTCTGATGTAAGAGTTTCAGGGATGATGTCAGGAAAATGTGGCATATTGGTCGTTCATATGGGGGATGGTCATAAAGGATTAGAACCTATCATGAATGTAGTTGAAAATACAGAAGTACCTATAAAGATTATCCGACCCACACACGTGAATAGAAATGAAAAATTATTAATGGAAGGTTTTGAATTTGCAAAAAAAGGTGGCATCATTGATTTAACCTGTGGCATCTATGAACATCTAGCACCTGGTAATGTTATTTTAAAAGCTAAAGAAGAAAATGTCCCTATAGAAAATATCACCATGAGTTCTGATGGATATGGTAGCTGGTCAAACTATGATGAGTTTGGAAATTTAACCCAAATTGGAGCATCTGAAGTAAATAGTATCTTCCATGAATTTAAAAAGATGGTTAACACACTAAACTTCAGTATTGAAGAAGCCCTTACTTACCTTACATCAAATGTTGCAAAAGCATTAAGTATTTATCCTAAAAAGGGAGTTCTTCAAGAAAATTCTGATGCAGACCTCCTGCTTCTTGATGAAAATCTAGATATTCATACGGTTATTGCAAATGGAAAAATTATGATTGATGAAAAGAAAGTCATTGTAAAAGGCACTTATGAATAG